The Candidatus Eisenbacteria bacterium genome has a window encoding:
- a CDS encoding NADH-quinone oxidoreductase subunit I: MGLATYFRSIKDAIATIGEGMAITASHMVRKPFTIEYPDRLPDGVRIQDTLPFRYRGILEVDLEICTACLACERACPIDCIVIEAEKDKAAGGLVMTRFDIDMAKCMYCGLCSEPCPTGSIHHTPEFEGADYSLESLVRRFVRAPTVAYRPKKAGETDPVIKPILDRGMRYLAEFAKGGES; the protein is encoded by the coding sequence ATGGGCCTCGCGACCTACTTCCGCAGCATCAAGGACGCCATCGCGACGATCGGCGAGGGCATGGCGATCACGGCGTCGCACATGGTGCGGAAGCCGTTCACGATCGAATACCCCGATCGCTTGCCCGACGGCGTCCGCATCCAGGACACGCTGCCGTTCCGCTACCGCGGCATCCTGGAGGTCGACCTCGAGATCTGCACGGCGTGCCTCGCCTGCGAGCGCGCGTGTCCCATCGACTGCATCGTGATCGAAGCCGAGAAGGACAAGGCCGCCGGCGGCCTTGTCATGACGCGCTTCGACATCGACATGGCCAAGTGCATGTACTGCGGTCTGTGCAGCGAGCCGTGCCCGACCGGGTCGATCCATCACACGCCCGAGTTCGAGGGCGCCGACTACTCGCTCGAGAGCCTCGTGCGGCGTTTCGTGCGGGCTCCCACCGTCGCCTACCGGCCGAAGAAGGCGGGCGAGACCGACCCGGTGATCAAGCCGATCCTCGATCGCGGCATGCGCTACCTCGCCGAGTTCGCGAAGGGCGGCGAGTCGTAG
- a CDS encoding complex I subunit 1 family protein, which yields SELVAGFATEYSGMRNLLFFMAEWGNLYVIGAIVTTLFLGGWQIPFTFESKVVQHLLEFATFFLKAYGVGVLVPIWLRWTLPRIRVDQMMSMCWKYLVPIAFVNLIGTAAWMIWSPVWLQVVTRMVLVVSAAAATMMFAHRVVYHLEYAKLTRAHLLFNPLATTRSPG from the coding sequence TCCGAGCTCGTCGCGGGCTTCGCGACGGAGTACTCGGGCATGCGGAACCTCCTCTTCTTCATGGCCGAGTGGGGGAACCTCTACGTCATCGGCGCGATCGTGACCACGCTCTTCCTCGGCGGCTGGCAGATCCCGTTCACGTTCGAGAGCAAAGTCGTGCAGCACCTGCTCGAGTTCGCGACGTTCTTCTTGAAGGCCTACGGCGTGGGCGTGCTGGTGCCGATCTGGCTGCGCTGGACGCTGCCGCGCATCCGCGTCGACCAGATGATGAGCATGTGCTGGAAGTATCTCGTGCCGATCGCCTTCGTGAACCTCATCGGGACGGCCGCCTGGATGATCTGGTCGCCGGTCTGGCTGCAGGTCGTGACGCGGATGGTGCTCGTCGTCTCGGCGGCGGCGGCCACGATGATGTTCGCGCACCGGGTGGTGTACCACCTCGAGTACGCGAAGCTCACGCGCGCCCACCTGCTGTTCAACCCGCTCGCCACGACGCGCTCCCCGGGGTGA